Genomic window (Ictalurus punctatus breed USDA103 chromosome 16, Coco_2.0, whole genome shotgun sequence):
CGTTCATATGAACAGAACGGACGTTGCAGGATGTTGGCTCAAGTACTGTGAGGATGTGGGTATTGCTCAGTAATTCTCAGTAATAGTGTCATAATGTTTACAGataaaactgaaaaaagagGGATTGGTGCATTGCTGCAATAtctacactgccctccactaatattggcacccttggtaaatatgagcaaagaaggctgtgaaaaattgtctttatcgtttaaatttttgatcttttgtttaaccaaaaaaaaaattcacaaaaatactctgctctcatggagatCAAACAATCGCAAACACAACAAGGGTTTATCAAacaaaatctttgttaaatatgcatgccacaattattggcaccattatgagttcatataagaaaaatatatttgaagtatattcccattgatcgTTTAATTGTggttgaatgaacacaaatccaatattagtggagggcactgtatatcatTTCAATTGAATTCAGCTCATGGAGGTCTCTCAATCAAAATCCtttccataaatatttgtatCAGACCTCGACCAGTTCACAACGTAGCTGAATACTTTAACATTATGGAAGCAGCTGTCTTGGACAACGTCACCTCCCATGGTGAAGCTGGAATTTAGGTTGGCAGTATACTTAAAACGAAAAAGATGTCGAGACCCAAAAGacgtgtatatattttttttgttataagaCCTCCTATCTGTGATTGGTCTAAACATAATTTCTGGGTTCTTTGTTTGcagaagctgcagcacaaactCTGTTACATGCCACCTCCTTCTCAGTTTTTGCTTTGTAAAATAAACCAACAGTACCGCCAACGTGTCTTTCTGTCACATTTGTGCTGACAATGCTAGATTTTCTTTATTTGACCCCCAACCTGCTAACAaactgggatatgtgaagaaaagaatttcactgtgctgtgatgtgtatgtgtgaccCATAATGTCTTCTTCTAAAATGAAAGTAGTAACCTTCGTCCTAAATGAACCCTTTAGTGTGATATGAAATGAAGTTTTACTCTAAACCTATAGTAGTACAGATAAACCTGACGTACTCTGTCTGGGTTCTTGATTATGACAATATTGTTGTGTGCTCTAGATAGCTGTTGTGTGCTTGGTGATCATGGATGCCTTATTTGTGCTGTGCGAGCTGCTCTTAGACCTGTCTATAATCGAAGTGGACGAGCACCACATCGCTCCACAGGTGAGCTCAAGCAAGATCCAATGCAAAATAGTCTCATTTCATAACCGGAACTGAAAATCCTCACCAGTAGTTGCTCCCTTTGTCCTTCTGCAGGTGTTTCACTACCTCAGCTTGGCGCTGCTCACCTTCTTCATAGTGGAGCTGGCCTTTAAGCTGTACGCGTTTCGGCTCGAGTTTTTCCATCACAGGTTTGAAGTGTTTGATGCGATCGTCGTGATCGTGTCCTTCATCCTGGATATCGTGTACATCTCGAAAGAAAACGCCTTTGATGGCATGGGCCTGCTCATCCTGCTCAGGCTGTGGAGAGTGGCCAGGATCATTAATGGTATGGCTCACAAGGTTACAGGAAGCGTTCAGAAAAAAGAAGTGTTTCACTTTGTTAGTTTAGCTTTGCACTGTTTACCTTGTgaaacacacgcgcacacacacaccgacaggGTGTTGCTTCTCAAACAGATTACTTTTTTCTGGTTTGtgacacaaacaagcacaagcgAATCACAAATGACACCCAGTGATCTAAAAACCTGACCGGAATGATCTCATATTGTGTCCAGGGAGATAATACACTAAATGGCCAAaactttgtggacacctgaacatagCACTTGTATGTGAATGTTGGGCATCGCattgcagatttttttcccccttggctgttataataacctccagtcttctctgaaagctttccactagatttgggGGCGTGACTGTGGGGATTCGTGATCATTCAGATACAAGAgtgttagtgaggtcaggcagtgaTGTTGGATGAATAGGAAaggggtgcagtcggcgttccagttcatcccaaaggtggtcagtggggttgaggtcagggctctgtgcaggactctcgagttcttctaccttaAACAACCTTCTCAAACCaggtcttcatggagctggctttgtgcacagggtcattgtcatgctggaacaggtttggggcctgttggttccagtgaagggaaatgaaagacattctatacaactgtgtgcttccaactttgtggcaagtaccacatatgggtgtgagggtcaggtgtccacaaacttttgccctTATAGTGTGTGTTCTAATTTTAGTATTGTAAAATGGCAGGGTGTAGTTTAGTGTATTTACATTGCCCAAAACTGATATAGTGAAATAATGTATTCGCAACAAATTGTGAAACAGTGACACTGGACATTGCGCTGCTGTGGAGATCACGCCAGAAAAAACACGCACGAATGTTCACGGTAGAAATCTGAGACGCACCTCTGTCTTTGGCAAACTTaatccacacatatacacttcTTTTTAGCAACACCCCAAATTGATTCCTTTTGTAAAATTGTCTGTGTTGTCTCTCCCATAGGTATTCTGTTGTCAGTGAAGAGTCAAGCTAATCACAGAGTGCAAAAGCTGAAAGAAGAAAATGATCGTCTCCACCATCAAATCGGCGAGCTGAAAGAGCATAAAACTGCAATGGTGAGTGTTTGACCTGCTGAGCAGACTGATGACCACATCACTTTCATAGTTGTACAGTTTCAAGTTATCGCACTGTACGTGGATGTTtaggagcaagggaaaataTCGATGTGTAAATGACTAAAAATGTCCGTATGATAgcaacttttattttttgttagaaTTTTTCAGTCTGCTTTCCACCACGTCTACATATTTGCTtatactgcaaaaaaacaacaacaaaaaaaaaacaccccagaATAAATGTTAGTCCCTCcgaaaactattggaatggaaAGGCCAACCTATTTGTTTGTGCTACACATcgaatacatttgggtttgagatcaaaagatggaaatgagacgagagtttcagcttttatttcatgatatttacgtctagatgtgttaaacaaaataaaatcgtTTGTATCAGACcccccaatttttaggtgagcaaaagtataggaacagataagtcaaagtaaagtaaataacacttaatatttggttgcatatcccttccttgcaataactgcatcaagcctgtgaatCGCTGACATCATCAGATTGTTGGTTTcctcttttgtgatgcttttaccACAGACTCTTTCAGCTGCTGCTTGTTTCAGggggtgaaatgctgctcagttgagttaaggtctggtgattgacgtGACCAATTTAAAACCTTACACTTTATCCCCCCTGATAAAATCTGTTGTTGAGTCTCACCGAATGAGACACCGTTCAgtatctgttgctcagtacaccaatGGTTTCGTTtgtttttcaggac
Coding sequences:
- the hvcn1 gene encoding voltage-gated hydrogen channel 1, with protein sequence MVRFLRFFTVVGDDHQAASRWHEEDLHKVSEDLEAAKPPATQLTFRDGLKNLFSSQRFQIAVVCLVIMDALFVLCELLLDLSIIEVDEHHIAPQVFHYLSLALLTFFIVELAFKLYAFRLEFFHHRFEVFDAIVVIVSFILDIVYISKENAFDGMGLLILLRLWRVARIINGILLSVKSQANHRVQKLKEENDRLHHQIGELKEHKTAMEQEVSKLRAVLAKHSIQY